From Cellulomonas chengniuliangii, the proteins below share one genomic window:
- a CDS encoding YajQ family cyclic di-GMP-binding protein produces MASESSFDVVSKVDRQEVDNALNQAAKEVSQRYDFKNVGASVAWSGDKIVMIANSEERVLAILDVLQTKLIKRGISLKSLDTGEGTPKASGREYRLEATLKEGLDSETAKKIGKIIRDEGPKGVKSQITGDEVRVTAKSRDDLQSVIALLKGADLDAALQFTNYR; encoded by the coding sequence ATGGCGAGCGAGTCCTCGTTCGACGTCGTCAGCAAGGTCGACCGGCAGGAGGTCGACAACGCGCTCAACCAGGCCGCCAAGGAGGTCTCGCAGCGCTACGACTTCAAGAACGTCGGAGCGTCGGTCGCGTGGAGCGGCGACAAGATCGTGATGATCGCGAACTCCGAGGAGCGCGTCCTCGCGATCCTCGACGTGCTGCAGACCAAGCTGATCAAGCGCGGCATCTCGCTCAAGTCGCTGGACACCGGTGAGGGGACCCCGAAGGCGTCGGGGCGCGAGTACCGGCTCGAGGCGACCCTCAAGGAGGGCCTCGACAGCGAGACCGCCAAGAAGATCGGCAAGATCATCCGGGACGAGGGCCCCAAGGGGGTCAAGTCGCAGATCACCGGTGACGAGGTGCGCGTCACGGCCAAGAGCCGCGACGACCTGCAGTCGGTCATCGCGCTGCTCAAGGGCGCCGACCTGGACGCCGCCCTCCAGTTCACGAACTACCGCTGA
- the htpX gene encoding zinc metalloprotease HtpX, with product MGHQHFNGLKTAALFGVLWAVLLGIGALVGGGQYIYLFALFGVVMTAYSYWNSDKIAIKAMHARPVSELEQPAMYRIVRELSTAARQPMPRLYVSPTAAPNAFATGRSPRNAAVCCTEGILHILDERELRGVLGHELMHVYNRDILTSSIAAAVAGVITSAAQVMLIFGGGDRERGGNPLAVLATALLAPVAATLIQLAISRTREFDADEDGARLTGDPLALASALRKLEAGTQARPLPQDRELVDVSHLMIANPFRGAGVGRLFQTHPPMPERIDRLQRMAGLPPY from the coding sequence ATGGGGCACCAACATTTCAACGGCTTGAAGACGGCGGCTCTGTTCGGCGTGCTGTGGGCGGTCCTGCTCGGCATCGGGGCCCTCGTGGGCGGCGGTCAGTACATCTACCTGTTCGCGCTCTTCGGGGTCGTCATGACGGCGTACTCGTACTGGAACTCGGACAAGATCGCGATCAAGGCCATGCACGCCCGCCCGGTCAGCGAGCTCGAGCAGCCGGCCATGTACCGCATCGTCCGTGAGCTCTCCACGGCGGCCCGCCAGCCCATGCCCCGGCTGTACGTGTCCCCGACCGCGGCGCCCAACGCGTTCGCCACCGGCCGCAGCCCGCGGAACGCGGCGGTGTGCTGCACCGAGGGGATCCTGCACATCCTCGATGAGCGCGAGTTGCGCGGCGTCCTGGGCCACGAGCTCATGCACGTCTACAACCGCGACATCCTCACGTCGTCGATCGCGGCGGCGGTCGCGGGCGTCATCACCTCCGCGGCGCAGGTCATGCTGATCTTCGGCGGCGGGGACCGCGAGCGCGGCGGCAACCCGTTGGCGGTGCTGGCCACGGCCCTGTTGGCCCCGGTGGCGGCGACGCTCATCCAGCTCGCGATCAGCCGCACCCGCGAGTTCGACGCGGATGAGGACGGCGCCCGGCTCACCGGCGACCCGCTCGCGCTCGCGTCGGCGCTGCGCAAGCTCGAGGCCGGCACGCAGGCGCGGCCGCTGCCGCAGGACCGCGAGCTGGTGGACGTGTCGCACCTGATGATCGCCAACCCGTTCCGTGGGGCAGGGGTGGGCCGCCTGTTCCAGACCCACCCGCCGATGCCCGAGCGGATCGACCGGCTGCAGCGGATGGCGGGCCTGCCGCCGTACTGA
- a CDS encoding FAD-dependent oxidoreductase encodes MDQGWDVDVVVVGGGAMGSATAWALARRGTRVTLLEQFEPGHVRGASHGAGRIFRLGYTDPSHVRLAQHAHRWWDVLQEESGEQLLTLNGCVDHGPVLALRDLAQTLQDCDVPFEYMTGLEAQARWPGMRLDDRAIVQPIAGRAHADRTVAALQSEAVRHGAQVRHGARVLSIAVEDGGAVLCVTGAPAAEGGAAPEVEVIRARAVVVAVGAWTAGLLADVPGLEGLPRLVVTQEQPAHFPVRDEALVAGDDWPSFIHHVDPEGHAAARGDLGADPAYPRLGVYGHHTPGVGIKVGHHGTGPVVDPDERDFAAEPGRLAALRDYVREWFPGVDADAPEPISCTYTTTPDERFLLDRVGPVVLGAGFSGHGFKFTPGIGQILASLALGEEPDAPGVDLSMFALARFASDRPAEPADSAEPVAAA; translated from the coding sequence ATGGACCAGGGGTGGGACGTCGACGTGGTCGTCGTCGGTGGCGGCGCGATGGGCTCGGCGACCGCGTGGGCCCTGGCACGGCGAGGGACGCGGGTCACCCTCCTCGAGCAGTTCGAGCCCGGCCACGTGCGCGGGGCCTCGCACGGGGCGGGACGCATCTTCCGGCTTGGCTACACCGACCCATCCCACGTGCGGCTCGCCCAGCACGCCCACCGCTGGTGGGACGTGCTGCAGGAGGAGTCGGGCGAGCAGCTGCTCACCCTCAACGGCTGCGTGGACCACGGGCCGGTCCTCGCCCTGCGGGACCTCGCCCAGACCCTCCAGGACTGCGACGTGCCGTTCGAGTACATGACCGGGCTCGAGGCGCAGGCCCGCTGGCCGGGCATGCGGCTCGACGACCGCGCGATCGTGCAGCCCATCGCCGGGCGCGCCCACGCGGACCGCACGGTGGCCGCGCTGCAGTCCGAGGCGGTGCGGCACGGCGCCCAGGTGCGGCACGGCGCCCGGGTGCTGTCGATCGCCGTGGAGGACGGCGGCGCCGTGCTCTGCGTCACCGGCGCGCCGGCTGCCGAGGGCGGGGCCGCCCCCGAGGTGGAGGTGATCCGCGCCCGAGCGGTCGTGGTGGCAGTCGGGGCGTGGACCGCGGGACTGCTGGCCGATGTGCCCGGCCTCGAGGGCCTGCCACGGCTGGTCGTCACCCAGGAGCAGCCGGCGCACTTCCCGGTGCGGGACGAGGCCCTGGTCGCGGGCGACGACTGGCCCAGCTTCATCCACCACGTCGACCCGGAGGGCCATGCGGCGGCCCGTGGCGACCTGGGCGCCGATCCCGCGTACCCCCGGCTGGGGGTCTACGGCCATCACACCCCGGGCGTGGGCATCAAGGTGGGGCACCACGGCACCGGGCCCGTGGTGGATCCCGACGAGCGCGACTTCGCTGCCGAGCCGGGGCGGCTGGCCGCGCTGCGCGACTACGTGCGCGAGTGGTTCCCGGGCGTCGACGCGGACGCGCCCGAGCCGATCAGCTGCACCTACACGACCACCCCTGACGAGCGCTTCCTGCTCGACAGGGTGGGCCCGGTGGTGCTCGGCGCCGGGTTCTCCGGCCACGGGTTCAAGTTCACGCCCGGCATCGGCCAGATCTTGGCGAGCCTGGCGCTGGGGGAGGAGCCGGACGCTCCCGGCGTCGACCTCTCGATGTTCGCCCTGGCGAGGTTCGCCTCGGACAGGCCCGCGGAGCCCGCCGACTCTGCCGAGCCGGTGGCCGCGGCCTGA
- a CDS encoding amino acid ABC transporter permease has protein sequence MASAPPTAEWAPSAVQRERLAYRRARGRRSTVVALASTLACAAVAWLALTSAPGWPRVRASFFDPEVALESLPRVLQGLWLNVRVMAVCAVVIVVVALALALARTLRGPAFLPLRVAATAYVDVFRGLPLLLVLLLVGFGVPGLRLQGIPASAVVLGGAALVLTYSAYVAEVFRAGIESVHPSQVAAARALGLTRGQALRHVVLPQAVRRVIPPLLNDLVALSKDSGLISILGAVDAVRAAQIQTATHANFTPYVVAGVLFVLLTIPLTRFTDALARRSGWLGAQGALAGAGPLR, from the coding sequence GTGGCCAGCGCCCCGCCGACGGCGGAGTGGGCGCCCTCCGCCGTCCAGCGCGAGCGCCTCGCCTACCGGCGGGCCCGGGGGCGGCGCTCGACCGTGGTGGCGCTCGCCTCGACGCTCGCCTGCGCGGCGGTGGCGTGGCTCGCCCTGACCAGCGCCCCGGGGTGGCCCCGGGTGCGCGCGTCGTTCTTCGACCCCGAGGTCGCCCTCGAGTCGCTGCCCCGCGTGCTCCAGGGACTGTGGCTCAACGTGCGCGTCATGGCGGTGTGCGCCGTGGTCATCGTCGTCGTGGCCCTCGCGCTCGCCCTCGCACGGACCCTGCGAGGGCCCGCGTTCCTGCCACTGCGCGTCGCCGCGACGGCGTACGTGGACGTCTTCCGCGGGCTCCCGCTGCTGCTCGTGCTGCTGCTCGTGGGCTTCGGCGTGCCCGGCCTGCGGCTGCAGGGCATCCCCGCGTCGGCGGTGGTGCTCGGCGGCGCCGCCCTGGTGCTGACGTACTCCGCGTACGTGGCCGAGGTGTTCCGTGCCGGCATCGAGTCGGTGCACCCGTCGCAGGTCGCCGCGGCCCGGGCCCTCGGACTCACCCGCGGCCAGGCGCTGCGGCACGTCGTGCTCCCCCAGGCCGTGCGCCGTGTCATCCCGCCGCTGCTCAACGACCTCGTCGCGCTCTCGAAGGACTCGGGGCTGATCTCGATCCTCGGCGCGGTGGACGCAGTGCGCGCCGCGCAGATCCAGACGGCGACGCACGCCAACTTCACTCCCTACGTCGTCGCCGGGGTGCTCTTCGTGCTGCTGACCATCCCGCTGACCCGGTTCACCGACGCGCTCGCGCGGCGAAGCGGCTGGCTCGGCGCCCAAGGCGCCCTCGCCGGCGCGGGACCGCTGCGATGA
- a CDS encoding ABC transporter substrate-binding protein, giving the protein MRTHRVLALAALSALALAACAPADETPAEAVDGALATVTAGKLTIGTSDPGYEPWIVDNDPSTGQGFESAVAYAVAAELGFEADDVVWTPVSFEQIIAPGAKSFDFAINQVSISDERRANLDLTGSYYDTAQAVVALEGNPAASATTIAGLAGLRIGAMVGTTSLTVATDAIKPTTDVAVFNDNDQAKQALVAGLVDAIVVDLPTALYITAAELDGGVLVGQLPAGDDPDQFGLVLDQGSALTSAVSAAVEALRADGTLAALEAEWLTDAAGAPVLR; this is encoded by the coding sequence GTGCGCACCCACCGCGTCCTTGCCCTGGCAGCCCTGAGCGCCCTGGCGCTCGCGGCCTGCGCACCCGCCGACGAGACCCCTGCTGAGGCCGTCGACGGCGCCCTCGCGACGGTCACCGCGGGCAAGCTCACCATCGGCACCTCCGACCCGGGCTACGAGCCGTGGATCGTCGACAACGACCCGTCCACCGGGCAGGGATTCGAGTCCGCGGTCGCCTACGCCGTCGCCGCCGAGCTCGGCTTCGAGGCCGACGACGTGGTCTGGACGCCGGTCAGCTTCGAGCAGATCATCGCCCCCGGCGCCAAGAGCTTCGACTTCGCGATCAACCAGGTCTCCATCAGCGACGAGCGACGGGCCAACCTGGACCTCACCGGGAGCTACTACGACACGGCGCAGGCCGTGGTCGCCCTCGAGGGCAACCCCGCCGCCTCCGCCACGACCATCGCCGGGCTCGCCGGCCTGCGCATCGGCGCCATGGTCGGGACGACCAGCCTCACGGTGGCCACCGACGCGATCAAGCCCACGACCGACGTCGCGGTCTTCAACGACAACGACCAGGCCAAGCAGGCCCTCGTCGCCGGGCTCGTCGACGCGATCGTGGTCGACCTGCCCACCGCGCTCTACATCACCGCTGCCGAGCTCGACGGCGGCGTGCTGGTGGGCCAGCTCCCCGCCGGGGACGACCCCGACCAGTTCGGCCTGGTGCTGGACCAGGGATCGGCGCTCACGAGCGCGGTGTCCGCGGCCGTCGAGGCGCTGCGCGCGGACGGCACGCTCGCCGCGCTCGAGGCCGAGTGGCTCACCGACGCGGCCGGCGCGCCGGTCCTGCGGTAG
- a CDS encoding amino acid ABC transporter ATP-binding protein: MTGQPQAAETATTLPAPAPDGGASALLRVRGVRKAFGEHVVLDDLDLDVHAHQVVVLVGASGSGKSTLLRCVNLLEEVDDGVIEVEGRDVTDPRADADAVRARIGTVFQAYNLFPHLRVLDNVTLALRLVHRTPRADADARALAMLERVGLADKARAFPDQLSGGQQQRVAIARALVSQPALMLLDEVTSALDPELVGEVLDLLGELKDEGTTMLVATHEMAFARHVADEVVFLHEGRVHERGAPEQVLDDPREPRTQEFLRRFRGA; the protein is encoded by the coding sequence ATGACCGGGCAGCCGCAAGCGGCAGAGACCGCCACGACCCTGCCGGCGCCAGCGCCCGACGGCGGCGCCAGCGCCCTGCTGCGGGTGCGCGGGGTCCGGAAGGCCTTCGGCGAGCACGTGGTGCTCGACGACCTGGACCTCGACGTGCACGCGCACCAGGTGGTCGTGCTCGTGGGGGCATCAGGCTCCGGCAAATCGACCCTATTGCGCTGCGTCAACCTCCTCGAGGAAGTGGACGACGGCGTCATCGAGGTCGAGGGCCGCGACGTGACCGACCCGCGCGCCGACGCCGACGCGGTCCGGGCCCGGATCGGCACCGTCTTCCAGGCGTACAACCTGTTCCCGCACCTGCGGGTGCTCGACAACGTGACCCTCGCGCTACGGCTCGTGCACCGCACGCCGCGGGCCGACGCCGACGCGCGGGCGCTCGCGATGCTCGAGCGCGTCGGGCTCGCCGACAAGGCGCGGGCCTTCCCCGACCAGCTCTCGGGCGGCCAGCAGCAGCGCGTGGCGATCGCGCGCGCCCTCGTGAGCCAGCCCGCGCTGATGCTGCTCGACGAGGTCACCAGCGCGCTCGACCCCGAGCTCGTGGGCGAGGTGCTCGACCTGCTCGGCGAGCTCAAGGACGAGGGCACCACGATGCTCGTCGCGACCCACGAGATGGCCTTCGCGCGGCACGTCGCCGACGAGGTGGTGTTCCTCCACGAGGGCCGGGTGCACGAGCGCGGCGCTCCCGAGCAGGTGCTCGACGACCCGCGCGAGCCCCGCACACAGGAGTTCCTGCGCAGGTTCCGGGGGGCCTGA
- a CDS encoding MaoC family dehydratase gives MTATHPAPPARPSLAELEVGQVVGQRTLEVDRSRLVRYAGASGDFNPIHWNDRVATEVGLPGVIAHGMWTMGAAVGVVADWAGDPGSVVDYQVRFTRPVPVPDPGAATVEVTAVVGGIDHEAGSARIDLTVTCEGARVLGKAQAVVRLG, from the coding sequence GTGACCGCCACGCACCCGGCGCCACCGGCCCGCCCCTCCCTCGCCGAGCTCGAGGTCGGCCAGGTGGTGGGCCAGAGGACGCTCGAGGTCGACCGTTCCCGCCTGGTCCGGTACGCCGGCGCGAGCGGCGACTTCAACCCGATCCACTGGAACGATCGGGTGGCGACCGAGGTCGGCCTGCCCGGCGTCATCGCGCACGGGATGTGGACGATGGGCGCTGCCGTCGGCGTCGTCGCCGACTGGGCTGGTGACCCCGGCTCCGTGGTGGACTACCAGGTGCGCTTCACCCGCCCTGTCCCGGTGCCCGACCCCGGCGCCGCGACCGTCGAGGTGACTGCCGTCGTCGGCGGCATCGACCACGAGGCGGGCTCCGCCCGGATCGACCTCACCGTGACCTGCGAGGGCGCGCGCGTGCTCGGCAAGGCGCAGGCGGTCGTCCGCCTCGGCTGA
- a CDS encoding Tat pathway signal sequence domain protein, which translates to MTASSAAAGGAGGTRPGGGGHGGHGGRASDEAALGFLRTMANAYPEVNTGPRLAQSYADELGLFSTAFVYDNALAICALLGARRGVDPDARALGDGLLFAQEHDPDFADGRLRQAYNVGPYTFYDGSPQPDGLVRGDGAANVGWQFGFLGTAVGDMAWPGIALVQLYERTRDRRHLDGAVRIAEWIVDRATSSFPLGGYTFGVDGADQPIPNGSTEHNIDVTAFFTLLHHVAGGRAWKERAKVARAFVDRMWEPRGGYFYTGTNDGTEVNREPLPLDPQTWSWLALREKRYARALDWAAQALAARDVAGPATSQMPPGVAVSGVTFSSASLESTARYNDIQVHPQGVWLEGTAQLATAFADRGARGDKARAQALVEQVRVAQRALGGGQHKGGEPLPDGGGVVAASSLIDSGFGFGYFQVQHVGATSWQLMASQEANPFVRGGLR; encoded by the coding sequence GTGACAGCGTCGTCAGCGGCGGCCGGCGGGGCCGGGGGGACACGCCCGGGCGGCGGCGGGCACGGCGGCCACGGCGGTCGGGCGAGCGACGAGGCCGCGCTGGGCTTCCTGCGCACGATGGCCAACGCCTACCCGGAGGTGAACACCGGGCCGCGGCTCGCGCAGTCCTACGCCGACGAGCTGGGCCTGTTCAGCACGGCGTTCGTCTATGACAACGCGCTCGCGATCTGCGCCCTGCTCGGCGCCCGTCGCGGTGTCGATCCCGACGCCCGCGCGCTGGGGGACGGGCTGCTCTTCGCCCAGGAGCACGACCCCGACTTCGCGGACGGGCGGCTGCGCCAGGCCTACAACGTGGGGCCCTACACGTTCTATGACGGCTCCCCGCAGCCCGACGGCCTCGTGCGGGGCGACGGCGCCGCGAACGTCGGCTGGCAGTTCGGGTTCCTCGGCACCGCGGTGGGCGACATGGCGTGGCCGGGCATCGCGCTGGTGCAGCTCTACGAGCGCACGCGGGACCGCCGCCACCTCGACGGCGCCGTGCGGATCGCTGAGTGGATCGTGGACCGGGCCACGTCGTCGTTCCCCTTGGGCGGGTACACGTTCGGGGTCGACGGCGCGGACCAGCCGATCCCGAACGGGTCCACCGAGCACAACATCGACGTCACGGCGTTCTTCACGCTGCTCCACCACGTCGCGGGCGGGCGGGCGTGGAAGGAGCGCGCCAAGGTGGCACGGGCCTTCGTCGACCGGATGTGGGAGCCCCGGGGCGGCTACTTCTACACGGGGACCAATGACGGGACCGAGGTCAACCGGGAGCCGCTGCCGCTCGACCCGCAGACCTGGAGCTGGCTGGCCCTGCGGGAGAAGCGGTACGCCCGGGCCCTCGACTGGGCGGCACAGGCGCTCGCCGCACGGGACGTGGCGGGGCCGGCCACCTCGCAGATGCCCCCGGGCGTCGCGGTCTCGGGCGTCACGTTCAGCTCGGCCAGCCTGGAGTCGACGGCGCGGTACAACGACATCCAGGTGCATCCGCAGGGGGTGTGGCTCGAGGGGACGGCGCAGCTCGCGACCGCGTTCGCGGACCGCGGGGCACGGGGCGACAAGGCCCGCGCTCAGGCGCTCGTCGAGCAGGTGCGGGTGGCCCAGCGGGCGCTGGGCGGTGGCCAGCACAAGGGTGGCGAGCCCTTGCCGGACGGTGGCGGCGTGGTCGCGGCGTCGAGCCTCATCGACAGCGGGTTCGGCTTCGGCTACTTCCAGGTCCAGCACGTGGGCGCCACGTCCTGGCAGCTGATGGCGTCGCAGGAGGCGAACCCGTTCGTCCGCGGTGGGTTGAGGTGA
- the rpmG gene encoding 50S ribosomal protein L33, which produces MASKSSDVRPKITLACTECKERNYITKKNRRNDPDRLEMKKFCPRDGRHTVHRETR; this is translated from the coding sequence ATGGCCAGCAAGAGCTCTGACGTTCGCCCGAAGATCACGCTCGCCTGCACCGAGTGCAAGGAGCGGAACTACATCACCAAGAAGAACCGTCGGAACGACCCCGACCGCCTGGAGATGAAGAAGTTCTGCCCGCGTGACGGTCGCCACACGGTGCACCGCGAGACCCGCTGA
- a CDS encoding LacI family DNA-binding transcriptional regulator — MSSDRPTLADVAAAAGVSVSTASLAFSGAGPIAAATRERVIRAAEEMDYAGPNPLGRQLRSGRSGIVGVVVGDALRRSFRDPVAVQMLDGLVRTLGPLGLGVLLIPGSGSAEQRGVDPLVETAAMDVAAIIWGGTVENPNLMALRRRGIPTVVVEGQAVDDVAAIGIDDRAGTAAIGRHLLELGHRRIATVTLPFNEMGRAGLVDEDRIASLSWEITRRRIEGVRDAGIVPVATWEAPASLVEHGTDAGRALLSGPDRPTAILAQSDLLASGVVLAARELGLRVPEDVSIAGFDGLDLPWLAPDQLTSVVQPLAEKGAAVGHAIEALLEGRVPPPVMLPVSLRLGTTTGPAPA; from the coding sequence CTGTCGAGCGATCGCCCGACCCTCGCCGACGTCGCCGCGGCCGCCGGAGTGTCGGTGTCCACAGCGTCGCTCGCCTTCTCCGGCGCTGGCCCCATCGCGGCTGCGACCCGCGAGCGCGTCATCCGCGCCGCCGAGGAGATGGACTACGCCGGCCCGAACCCGCTCGGCCGCCAGCTGCGCAGCGGGCGCTCCGGCATCGTGGGCGTGGTGGTCGGCGACGCGCTGCGCCGCTCGTTCCGCGACCCCGTCGCCGTGCAGATGCTCGACGGGCTCGTCCGCACCCTCGGGCCGCTCGGGCTCGGGGTGCTGCTCATCCCCGGCTCGGGGAGCGCCGAGCAGCGCGGGGTGGACCCCCTGGTCGAGACCGCGGCGATGGACGTCGCCGCGATCATCTGGGGCGGCACGGTGGAGAACCCGAACCTCATGGCCCTGCGCCGGCGCGGCATCCCCACCGTGGTCGTCGAGGGCCAGGCTGTGGACGACGTGGCCGCGATCGGCATCGACGACAGGGCCGGGACTGCCGCGATCGGCAGGCACCTGCTCGAGCTCGGCCACCGGCGCATCGCCACCGTCACCCTCCCGTTCAACGAGATGGGCCGCGCCGGGCTCGTGGACGAGGACCGCATCGCCTCGCTGTCGTGGGAGATCACCCGTCGCCGGATCGAGGGCGTCCGCGACGCCGGCATCGTGCCGGTCGCCACGTGGGAGGCGCCCGCGTCACTCGTCGAGCACGGCACCGACGCCGGGCGGGCGCTTCTCAGCGGCCCGGACCGGCCCACCGCCATCCTGGCGCAATCCGACCTGCTGGCCTCCGGCGTCGTGCTGGCCGCCCGTGAGCTCGGCCTGCGCGTGCCCGAGGACGTGTCCATCGCGGGCTTCGACGGGCTCGACCTGCCCTGGCTGGCGCCCGACCAGCTCACCAGCGTCGTCCAGCCTCTCGCCGAGAAGGGCGCCGCGGTGGGCCACGCCATCGAGGCTCTCCTCGAGGGCAGGGTGCCGCCGCCGGTCATGCTGCCGGTGTCGCTGCGGCTCGGCACCACGACGGGACCGGCGCCCGCCTAA
- a CDS encoding MaoC family dehydratase N-terminal domain-containing protein — MAVNADYIGREYPPNASYEVGREKIREFAESVGAAHPAHTDASAARALGHPDVIAPATFAVLVAQRAEAQLIQDPAAGIDFSRVVHAEQRFTHHRPICAGDRLVTVLHVDAITERAGLSMVSTRAEISTEAHEPVATVRSTLAVRGADA; from the coding sequence GTGGCCGTCAACGCCGACTACATCGGTCGCGAGTACCCGCCGAACGCCTCGTACGAGGTCGGGCGGGAGAAGATCCGCGAGTTCGCTGAGTCGGTGGGCGCGGCCCACCCAGCACACACTGACGCCTCGGCTGCGCGTGCGCTCGGGCACCCCGATGTCATCGCTCCGGCGACGTTCGCGGTGCTCGTCGCCCAGCGCGCCGAGGCGCAGTTGATCCAGGACCCAGCCGCTGGGATCGACTTCAGCCGCGTGGTCCACGCGGAGCAGCGGTTCACCCATCACCGGCCCATCTGCGCGGGCGACCGCCTCGTCACCGTGCTGCACGTCGACGCGATCACCGAGCGCGCGGGGCTGTCCATGGTCAGCACCCGCGCGGAGATCTCGACCGAGGCCCACGAGCCCGTCGCGACCGTGCGCTCGACCCTCGCCGTGCGGGGGGCCGACGCGTGA